From the genome of Miscanthus floridulus cultivar M001 chromosome 10, ASM1932011v1, whole genome shotgun sequence, one region includes:
- the LOC136484959 gene encoding 6-phosphogluconate dehydrogenase, decarboxylating 2, chloroplastic-like produces MASPAPASPAAAAAHAPPPRIGLAGLATMGQNLALNIAEKGFPISVYNRTAAKVDSTLSRARDEGALPVLGHRDPRGFVLSLARPRTVVLLVQAGPAVDATIQALSPYLEPGDAIVDGGNEWYQNTERRIEEAAARGILYLGMGVSGGEEGARNGPSLMPGGHVDAYNNIRDILEKAAAQTEDGACVTFVGPGGAGNFVKMVHNGIEYGDMQLIAEAYDVLRRVGGLSNSEIADVFAEWNKGELESFLVEITADIFTVADPLDGSGGALVDKILDKTGMKGTGKWTVQQAAELAVAAPTIAASLDGRYLSGLKDERVAAAGVLEEEGMPAGLLETINVDKKVLVDRVRQALYASKICSYAQGMNLLRAKSVEKGWNLNLAELARIWKGGCIIRARFLDRIKRAYDRNPELANLIVDREFAREMVQRQNAWRWVVARAVEAGISTPGMTASLSYFDTYRSSRLPANLIQAQRDLFGAHTYERIDCPGSFHTEWNKLARRSNGAAI; encoded by the coding sequence ATGGCCTCCCCGGCGCCGGCGTCCCCTGCGGCCGCCGCGGCCCACGCTCCTCCACCGCGCATCGGGCTCGCGGGCCTCGCCACCATGGGCCAGAACCTGGCTCTCAACATCGCCGAGAAGGGGTTCCCGATCTCCGTCTACAACCGCACCGCCGCCAAGGTGGACTCTACGCTCTCCCGCGCGCGGGACGAGGGCGCGCTGCCGGTGCTGGGCCACCGCGACCCGCGCGGGTTCGTGCTCTCGCTCGCCCGCCCGCGCACCGTCGTGCTCCTCGTCCAGGCGGGCCCCGCCGTCGACGCCACGATCCAGGCCCTCTCCCCCTACCTCGAGCCCGGCGACGCCATCGTCGACGGCGGCAACGAGTGGTACCAAAACACGGAGCGCCGCATCGAGGAGGCCGCGGCGCGCGGGATCCTGTACCTTGGGATGGGCGTGTCCGGCGGCGAGGAGGGCGCGCGGAACGGGCCCTCGCTCATGCCCGGCGGCCACGTCGATGCCTACAACAACATCAGGGACATCCTCGAGAAGGCCGCGGCGCAGACGGAAGACGGGGCGTGCGTCACCTTCGTTGGGCCCGGTGGTGCTGGCAACTTCGTTAAGATGGTGCACAACGGGATCGAGTATGGCGATATGCAGCTCATCGCTGAGGCATACGATGTGCTCCGCAGAGTTGGGGGCCTGTCCAACTCGGAGATTGCCGATGTGTTTGCGGAATGGAACAAGGGCGAGCTCGAGAGCTTCTTGGTTGAGATCACCGCGGATATATTCACCGTGGCTGACCCATTGGATGGGAGCGGCGGGGCCCTGGTTGACAAGATTCTAGACAAGACTGGGATGAAGGGGACTGGGAAATGGACGGTGCAGCAGGCCGCAGAGCTTGCAGTGGCAGCACCCACAATTGCCGCATCACTGGATGGGAGGTACTTGTCAGGGTTGAAGGATGAACGGGTTGCGGCTGCTGGGGTGCTCGAGGAAGAGGGGATGCCAGCAGGGCTGTTGGAGACGATTAATGTTGATAAGAAGGTGCTGGTGGATAGGGTCAGGCAAGCACTTTACGCCTCGAAGATTTGCAGCTATGCACAGGGCATGAATCTGCTGCGAGCCAAGAGTGTGGAGAAGGGTTGGAACCTTAACCTTGCAGAGCTTGCCAGGATTTGGAAGGGCGGATGCATTATCCGTGCGAGGTTTCTTGATAGGATCAAGAGGGCGTATGACAGAAATCCTGAGCTTGCCAATTTGATTGTTGACAGAGAGTTTGCAAGGGAGATGGTGCAGCGGCAGAATGCGTGGAGGTGGGTTGTGGCACGGGCGGTGGAGGCTGGCATTAGCACACCAGGAATGACTGCTAGCCTTTCGTACTTTGATACCTACAGATCAAGTCGATTGCCTGCAAACCTGATCCAAGCACAGAGGGATCTGTTTGGTGCACACACCTATGAGCGCATTGACTGTCCAGGTTCATTCCACACAGAATGGAACAAGCTGGCGAGGAGAAGCAATGGTGCAGCCATTTGA